The region GCGGCGCCCAGAACTCGATGTTCCGAGGAGCGCTTCACTGGTAGTTTTCTCCGATGGCAGCACGCCGAGCCAAGCTCCGTCTGATCGACGCTCGCTTTCAGTTGAAGTGGACGGCGTACCTCGTCGTCGTCGTCTTCGTGGTGATGGCCGCCCTCGGCGCGCTGCTCGCCCGCATGGCCGCCCGCACGTCCGCCACCGCGCAGATCGCCGTGACCCAGGCCGAGAAGGCCTTCAAGGAGTCGGAGGCCAACAACGTGCTCGCGCGCGGCGCGGTCGAGATGGCTCAGCCCGACAACGCCGCGCTCGCGTCGGCGCTGAACGAGTCGCTCGGGGAGGTCGACGCACGACAGGAGAAGAACCTCGCGGACGTGCGCCGGTTGCAAGACGACATCCGCAACGACCGCCAGAGCCTGAAGCTGTTGCTCGGCGGCTCGGCGCTCTCGCTGCTGGTCGTGCTCACCCTCATGGGCATCGTGATCACCCACCGCATCGTCGGCCCTGTCTCGAAGCTGAAACGCCTGCTGCGGCGCGTGAGCACGGGCCGCCTGGTGGTGGACGAACGCCTGCGGCGTGGTGACGAGCTGGAAGATCTGTTCGAGACCTTCCTGCAAATGACGTACTCGCTCCGGGCCATGCAGCACGCGCGGATCGCAACCCTCGATGCGACCCTGCGCCGAGCCGAAGAGACCCGCGCCGCTCCGGAGGTCGTGGACGGTCTGCTCGCGTTGCGCGCCCAGATGGTACTGGGCCTCGAGAGGCGTCGCAGCACCTCCATTCCACCCCCACCCCCGCAGGTGGCTTGAGGAGGCAGCATGCGTAAGATCATCGATCCAGCCATCGAGGAGCTGTGCGCCGCGTTCGAGCTCGGCGGGTACAACCCGACCCCGGTCATCGACCTCGGAGTGCTGGTTGCCAGCGCGGACGGCGACGTCGACGCCTCGGAACACGCGCTCTTGTCCGAGGTGTTCCAGACGTTGCTCGAGACGAAGGTCACTCCAGAGGTCGTCGACGCACTCATCAGCGCCAGCGTCGAGGTGATCGGGGTCGCCGGGGCCGAAGCGCGGGCACGCTGGGTCGGCGCGATCTTGCGGGACTGCGACGCCGCCGAGCCCGGGCTGCGGGTCGCGCTCGCCATCGCCTTCGCCAGCGAGGGGCTCTCCGCCGCCGAGCGCAGCGTCATCGATCGTATCGCCGAGGCGGCGGAGGTACCGCCCCCGCGCGTCGCGGAGCTCGTGCTCGAGGTCGAGAAACACACCGACACGGCTGGCCCCACCAGCACGCGGCAGTCGCTCTTGCCCGAGCACCTGCGCTAGAGCGCCGAACAGGTTGAACGTCGTTTGTTTTCCGGGACTTGCAAGGTGTTCGGCGCTCGCGCGCGGAGCGCGCACGGCCGAAGGCCGGGGGTTTGGGGCGCAGCCCCAACGTAAAGGTCCTAGAACACGAACAGCGCAAGCTGCTCGGTGTTCTAGGGGGCGACCACACGCGCCCGGGACCGAGAACGACCCACCAGATCAGGAAGAAATGGGCTAGCGTCCCGCGCGCGATGCTGCTTCGCATCAAGAGTCTCGCCCGCATCGGCATTGGCCTCGCTGCCGTGGGTGCGCTCGTCGGCACGATGACCCCGGTGCTGGTACTGCTCTTGCCGTGGCGCGTGGGGCGCATCTACGTGACCAACGCCTTCGGTGTGCTCATCGGTCGCGCGGTCATGGCGTGCACCGGGTGTCCGGTCACCGTCGAGGGCCTCGAGAACCTGAGCGCCAGTCAACCCGCGATCTACGCCTGCAATCACACCTCCTTGCTCGACGCCTTCACCACCATCTGGTTGACCCCCCGCGGCACCGTCGGCGTCGCCAAGAAGGAGGTGTTCTACTACCCATTCTACGGGCAGGCCTGGTGGCTCGCGGGGCACGTCTTCGTCGATCGCAGTCGCACCGATCGCGCCAAGGCCGCGCTGCGGAAGAGCGCAAAGTTCATCCGGGACAACGGGCTCCATCTCTGCATCTTGCCCGAGGGAACCCGCTCGCGTACGGGGCGACTGCAGCCGTTCAAGAAGGGCATCGTGCACATGGCCCTCGAGACCCGCCTGCCGATCGTGCCGATGGTCACCACGGGTCTGGAGAACGTCTGGACTCGCTCGACGCTGCTGCTCCGGCCCAACCCGGTCAAGATCGTGTTCCTGCCGCCCATCTCCACGGAAGACTGGAGCGAGGACCGCATCGACGAGCACATCCAGGCCCTGCGCGCGCCGTTTCTGCGGGCGCTGCCCGAGCACATGCAGCCGGAGTAGTCCGGGCCCCGCGCCTGCCCGCGCCGCAAAATCAGTCGCTCGGGCGTGCGGCGCCGCGCACAAAACGCTCGACGGCTTGGGCCACGTGCGGAGCAACCTTGGCTGGGTCGGTCGGGTTGAACCAGGCGAAGGGCTCGAGCCACTTCCCGGGCGAAAACCCGGGCAGGCCGAGACCACCCCGCGAACACTCGACCAGCAGGCTGAGTGCGCCGTGCACGTCGTAGAACCAATCGAGCTCCATGCCCGGTGCGGTGAACCCCGGCACCCAGTGCGACGACTGCACCGCGCGATACGGGCGGTGTGGATCCGAGCGGCGCGCGACCTGTCGCGCCCAGCGACGCAGCTCGGTGCGATCGAGCGCCGGCCGTACCTGTCCGCCCCATGGATACAGCACCGCGCCACCAAAGCTGTGGAGAGAGAGCGCGCGGTCGACCATCTTGCCCTTGAAACAGCTGACGATCGCCCGGACCTCGGGCTCACTCGCAGGGCCGTCGCCGGCGGAGAAGATCGGCTTGAGCATCAGGCGAGCGAGGCTCGTCTTGCCCCAGAAGCTCGGGAAATTTCGGTTCAGATCGACGCCCCGGGCGTTGTGGCGCACGAACCGCCGACGAGTCCGGCGCAAGTTGTTCTCGACGGAGATCACGCCATCGGGGTTCGCGACCAGCACGGAGATCACCCGGCGATCCGTCGGCGGGCGCTCGACCAGGCGCTCGAGCAACGTCAGGTGGGTCTCGAACCCGATCCACTCCATCGG is a window of Myxococcales bacterium DNA encoding:
- a CDS encoding HAMP domain-containing protein, coding for MAARRAKLRLIDARFQLKWTAYLVVVVFVVMAALGALLARMAARTSATAQIAVTQAEKAFKESEANNVLARGAVEMAQPDNAALASALNESLGEVDARQEKNLADVRRLQDDIRNDRQSLKLLLGGSALSLLVVLTLMGIVITHRIVGPVSKLKRLLRRVSTGRLVVDERLRRGDELEDLFETFLQMTYSLRAMQHARIATLDATLRRAEETRAAPEVVDGLLALRAQMVLGLERRRSTSIPPPPPQVA
- a CDS encoding TerB family tellurite resistance protein, translated to MRKIIDPAIEELCAAFELGGYNPTPVIDLGVLVASADGDVDASEHALLSEVFQTLLETKVTPEVVDALISASVEVIGVAGAEARARWVGAILRDCDAAEPGLRVALAIAFASEGLSAAERSVIDRIAEAAEVPPPRVAELVLEVEKHTDTAGPTSTRQSLLPEHLR
- a CDS encoding 1-acyl-sn-glycerol-3-phosphate acyltransferase; its protein translation is MLLRIKSLARIGIGLAAVGALVGTMTPVLVLLLPWRVGRIYVTNAFGVLIGRAVMACTGCPVTVEGLENLSASQPAIYACNHTSLLDAFTTIWLTPRGTVGVAKKEVFYYPFYGQAWWLAGHVFVDRSRTDRAKAALRKSAKFIRDNGLHLCILPEGTRSRTGRLQPFKKGIVHMALETRLPIVPMVTTGLENVWTRSTLLLRPNPVKIVFLPPISTEDWSEDRIDEHIQALRAPFLRALPEHMQPE